GCGCATTCGCCGCGGTCAGCTTGTATCTGGACCGCAATGCCGAGGGAAAGCCCGCGGGCTTCTCTCTGAAGAATCCATTTCTCGTTCCCGCGGTTCTCGGCCTCTTCATCATCGTCGCGGGGAGCTTCGACACGCACGGGGCCGCTTCGACAACCCTGCCGTTTGTCGGGCTGCTCGGGGAAGGCTTCCACCTCCTCGCCGTGGCTGCGTGGGTCGGAGGCCTCGTTGCCATCGTCCTTGTCCGGCGCTACCTTGTCGACGACGCGGCCCGCTCCCTCGGCGGCGGTGCCTTGAGGCGGTTCTCGCGGTTCGCCGGCTATTCCGTGGCCCTGATCCTGGCCACGGGGATCCTGCTCGGAGTCCTCCTCGTGGGCAGCTGGGGCGCGTTGTTGGGCACGGGCTACGGCTGGGTCGTGCTGGCCAAGGTGTCCCTCTTCGCCCCTATGGTCGCCCTCGGCGCCTACAACCGCTCCCACCTTCGTGAAAAGGAGCCGGGCGACCCGCCCGAGCCGTCGGCGGTTGCTCGGGTTGCCAGGACCGTCAAGGTAGAGGCGGTCCTCGGCGCGATCGTCCTTGCGTTGGCGGCCCTCCTCACGAGCCTCAGCCCCGCCGCTACCGTTTCCGCGGGGCCGCAGACGTTCCTGGTCGCGTCGACGACCCAGGGACTGACGTTCGACTTCTCCATCACTCCGTATCCCCAGACGCCGGGCGTCTATACGTTCGTCGTCCTCGTATACAACGCGACGACCGGCGCAGACTACAACGGCGTCCGGAATGGCACGCTGACGTTCACCCTGACGAACACCACGCTGCCTCCGGAGACCGTGGCACTCTTGGGTCCGCACGGGAATCACATGTACGTCATTTCCCCCGCGCTCTCGCGAGCCGGGACCTGGCGCATCGACCTTCTCGTCACTCGATACAGCGCGTTCGATGTCGAGACAAGTTTTTACGTCGTCATCGCGTCGGGGTGAGTCTCATGCGTGCCGCCCTCGTCTGGCTCGCCGTGGCCGTCCTCTTTGCATCCTCCTCGGCTGCGTCCGCGCACGCCGCGGGATCCGCCACGATCACCGCGAAAGGGTCTTTCGTCTTGACGCCCACGGGGACGCAGAACAGCACTCTGCACGCGTACATCTCCAGCATGGGCCTCCCCATCGGACCCGGCGACACCCTCAACTTCGTCTGGTACGCCAACACTGGTAACGGCCCGGCCATCCATTTCGAGATCCATGACCACGACCCTCCCACGGGCTACGTGCTCTTCTACAGCGTGAACGAGTCCTACGATGCCTACAACTGGTCCGTGCCCGGGTCGAGCGCGTACATGGTGTACTGGGTGAACCCGAACACGCAGAACGTGACCGTGGCCTACGTCTTCAACCTGATCGCGCCTCCTGCGAACCCGTGGACGGCGCTCATCTGGATCGTCCCCACCGTGGTGCTGGTCGCCCTCCTTTCCCTCCGGGCATTCCGCTGGGTCGCGAAGAGGCCACCGCACCGAACCGGTGAGTCGAACTCAAGGGGGAGCCGCATGGGACAGGGGGCAGGGCAGGACGAAGCCAACGCGGGGCCGGCGGCGAAAGACCGATGAGTGAAACTCCTAGGCAGGGAGTTGCTGCCCGTGGCTGACGCAACGGGACCTCCAGGTCGTGGGCGGGGAGACACCCTCCGGCGTCTCGTTTCCCTGATGTCCCTCTCCCAGACTCGAGCCCTCCTGCGGACGCGTCGGGCTAAGGGCTGGGCGTTCGACGTGGCCCTGCTCTACGCGATTTTGTCTATGCTCTTGGGGGGAATGCTGGACGTCTCGACGGCCCACCAATCGTTCGCGGCACAAGTCCTGTACTCGGGGAGCCCGTGGTGGGACTATCCCTGGGTCTTCGTCATCGTACCCGGGCTGTTCCTCACCCTCCCGTTCCTTCCTGCGGTAGGGATGGCTCTAGTCTCCGCCGGCGTCGGGCTCGGTGGCACTTCGGCCCTCCTTCTCCTGCTCCCCAGGATCCGCCTTCCCGACGGGACGGAGGCCCAGCCTTCGCCGGGAACAACCGCAGCCGTCGCGCCTGCCATTACCGGACTCGCGACGATGGGGGCATGTTGCTGCACGACTTGTGCGAGTGCTGCCGGCGTTGCGGTGGTCGCGGCCGCCAGCGGCACGGACCTCGCGACCTTGCTCCGCGAGGACTGGTACATCAGTTTGTTCCAGGTCATGGTGGTCGGGCTGTGCCTACTGGTAACGGAGCGCGCGCTACGGACGAGCAACCAAACCTGTCCGGTGCCGCCCCCGAAGGATCGGAGGTTCGTCCTGGGCTCGATGTTGCGCGTCGCCTTGCTCGTGGCGGGGATTACCTGGTCCCTCGCGATGTTCGTTGAGTGGGGAAACGTCTCGCCCACCTCCGCGGATGCCGCGATCTGGTATCACTGGATCGTAGAACATCAGATCCTCTCTCTGGCCGCCGTGGCCGCGGGCTTGTTTCCGCGGGAACTTGCGACTTGGATGGCGAGGGGAATACATCGGGGCAGGAGCTGGCCCCTGCGAATCGCCCTGCTCGTCGGAGGATATCCGTGGGGCGTCGGGGTGCCCCCGGCGCTCGTGAACCTAGGCCTCGGAGGCTTCCTGAACGAACTCCTCGGCGTCCTGGGCGCTCCGGCAGCCTGGGGCGCCTTACCTCCAGATTCCGCGCTGGGTCCCGCCCTCTACTTTCATTGGGGATTCCAGCATCTGCTCCTGGGCGTGTTCGCGATTGCACTTGCCCTCGTCCCGCAGAGAACGATCGCGCCTTTGCTCTGGAGTGTGGAAGGCGCCACGCCCCCGCCCCTGTCGTTCGAGCGCCATGAGTCGACTTGACGCCCATGCCCCGCGCGCGTTCCGTAATGCAACCCTACCGAACTAGACATTTACGACGGTGACCGTGCCCATCATAAGTCCCATCGTGGCCATGGAGACCGGATCGCAAGGCGCTAGGCACTGCCACATGAAGCTCCCCGTTGCGTTGAAGTAGGCCCCGAAGGTAACGAGGACGGGCACGGCTTTGCTCGGGGCGGGTGGGACCGGGACGTTTAGGTCGTAGGGCGGGCTGTTCAGGGTGAAGGTGTGGCTCACGGCCGTCCCGTTCACGC
The window above is part of the Thermoplasmata archaeon genome. Proteins encoded here:
- a CDS encoding CopD family protein, with the translated sequence MSLKGVLLVLIGLLTLSAVAGGASAHANYVSSNPGAGAILPQAPTNVTVTLSEQIQPGSESIRVTNSSGAEVDQGNTLISPTDAFTMSVSLQHIGPGIYTVTWNAVSAVDGHFTTGSFSFAVENPDGTLPGPLPSSTATSSGAPLSPLEIVLRDANFTSVVVAFGLAVFGLLVWEPAGKDLGDAEAGVHAKGRRELLLWDRLAYFALALATMVWLVDVWLTVRPASLGDVWASSFLVALLTETFLGAFAAVSLYLDRNAEGKPAGFSLKNPFLVPAVLGLFIIVAGSFDTHGAASTTLPFVGLLGEGFHLLAVAAWVGGLVAIVLVRRYLVDDAARSLGGGALRRFSRFAGYSVALILATGILLGVLLVGSWGALLGTGYGWVVLAKVSLFAPMVALGAYNRSHLREKEPGDPPEPSAVARVARTVKVEAVLGAIVLALAALLTSLSPAATVSAGPQTFLVASTTQGLTFDFSITPYPQTPGVYTFVVLVYNATTGADYNGVRNGTLTFTLTNTTLPPETVALLGPHGNHMYVISPALSRAGTWRIDLLVTRYSAFDVETSFYVVIASG